In Nonomuraea sp. NBC_00507, the following are encoded in one genomic region:
- a CDS encoding globin, which yields MTETSFYDAVGGEETFRRLVHRFYEGVAEDPVLRPLYPEPDLTGAEERLRGFLIQYWGGPKTYSEQRGHPRLRMRHMPFVIGEPERDAWLRHMRDAVDSLDLPDELETKLWDYLVYAAHSLVNSAV from the coding sequence GTGACTGAGACCTCCTTCTACGACGCCGTCGGAGGCGAGGAGACCTTCCGCCGCCTCGTGCACCGCTTCTACGAGGGGGTCGCCGAAGACCCGGTGCTGCGGCCGCTCTACCCGGAGCCCGACCTGACGGGCGCCGAGGAGCGGCTGCGGGGCTTCCTGATCCAATACTGGGGTGGCCCCAAGACCTACAGCGAGCAGCGCGGCCACCCGCGGCTGCGCATGCGGCACATGCCGTTCGTGATCGGCGAGCCGGAGCGGGACGCCTGGCTGCGGCACATGCGGGACGCGGTCGACTCGCTCGATCTCCCGGACGAGCTGGAGACCAAGCTCTGGGACTATCTGGTCTACGCGGCCCACAGCCTGGTGAACTCAGCCGTATAA
- a CDS encoding mechanosensitive ion channel family protein translates to MFGNAPWAGLVSSAIVIVLIVVLAFVIRKIAHKVIARVVSRAATGGSLTNRFRRAAATDGIDALLHERRKQRAETMGSVLKHVASIVIMGTAALTVLERLTVPIAPLLTSVGILGVAIGFGAQELVKDFIAGMFMLLEDQYGVGDVIDVGPAVGTVEAVTLRVTRLRDVDGRVWYVRNGTITRVGNESQGWSRAYMDVPVAYDADIVSVKVLLEHVAEEIWADPELREAKIVEQPKVFGVEQLSDSSLVFRITAKTLPSAQAEVARELRLRVKAALDAAGITMVPTA, encoded by the coding sequence ATGTTTGGGAATGCACCTTGGGCGGGGTTGGTGTCGAGCGCGATCGTGATCGTGCTGATCGTCGTGCTCGCGTTCGTGATCCGCAAGATCGCCCACAAGGTGATCGCGCGGGTGGTCAGTCGCGCGGCGACAGGTGGCTCGCTCACGAACAGGTTCCGCAGGGCCGCCGCGACCGACGGCATCGACGCGCTGCTGCACGAGCGGCGCAAGCAGCGGGCCGAGACGATGGGGTCGGTGCTCAAGCACGTCGCCTCGATCGTCATCATGGGCACCGCGGCGTTGACCGTGCTCGAGCGGCTCACCGTCCCGATCGCGCCGCTGCTGACCAGCGTCGGCATTCTCGGCGTGGCCATCGGCTTCGGTGCTCAGGAGTTGGTCAAGGACTTCATCGCGGGCATGTTCATGTTGCTGGAGGACCAGTACGGCGTCGGCGACGTGATCGACGTGGGCCCCGCCGTAGGCACGGTCGAGGCCGTGACGCTGCGCGTCACCAGGCTGCGCGACGTGGACGGCCGCGTCTGGTATGTCCGCAACGGCACGATCACCAGGGTGGGCAACGAGTCGCAGGGCTGGTCGCGGGCGTACATGGACGTGCCGGTGGCCTACGACGCCGACATCGTGAGCGTGAAGGTGCTGCTGGAGCACGTCGCGGAGGAGATCTGGGCCGACCCCGAGCTGCGCGAGGCCAAGATCGTGGAGCAGCCGAAGGTGTTCGGCGTGGAGCAGCTGTCGGACAGCTCGCTGGTGTTCCGCATCACCGCCAAGACGCTGCCCTCCGCCCAGGCGGAGGTGGCCAGGGAGCTCAGGCTCAGGGTCAAGGCCGCGCTCGACGCCGCGGGCATCACGATGGTCCCCACCGCATAA
- a CDS encoding XRE family transcriptional regulator — translation MTGRQHRETEIARRIRAAGLAAGRTSAQIADEIHEACTTHFSTTRIKAHRLSQGIALADVIEQVRALFERDKKPMPGIGETLLSAYESGLKRPGPEYLHYLCTVYRVEPASLGYEGPCICGHGHRMPALNGEVRERAPVLPMERELVIHPMGPDPDAQEDENILRRMLLNLLNVDTSPLAELDGPVLGACEGIRRRMDETLVSATVSAAMLDQWEEATSSFGRQYTTTAPLRLLCDVLLELSAVRTAMSRRQPTDLAERLCRMAAQLSGLSGMILINLGDHRLARAFFRTGRTAADETGDRALRAWVCARESLVPLYFGDAREALHLAKKSRDLAGSMPCPAQAMAPVVEARALAMMSGADSKKEVVDQAKRALARARNAFSHMREEDQEDVAFGYTEKQLFFYQGDVLTKLGQTIEAEVVLDQALTKYEDHIVDQTLIRLDQAQCRLIDGDVDEALSIGTKALRLVGDEYLTDFIVRPALALEQAIMSKNANAPGLEDFRSALRRSKNQVKGGGA, via the coding sequence ATGACCGGCAGGCAGCACAGGGAGACGGAGATCGCGCGACGGATCCGGGCCGCGGGCCTGGCCGCCGGGCGCACGTCGGCCCAGATAGCTGATGAAATCCATGAGGCGTGCACGACCCACTTCAGCACGACCCGCATCAAGGCGCACCGTCTGTCCCAAGGAATCGCGCTGGCCGATGTCATCGAGCAGGTCAGAGCCCTGTTCGAGCGTGACAAGAAGCCGATGCCGGGGATCGGCGAGACGCTCCTGTCGGCGTACGAGAGCGGGCTCAAGCGTCCCGGACCCGAATACCTGCACTACTTGTGCACCGTCTACCGCGTCGAGCCGGCCTCGCTCGGCTACGAGGGGCCGTGCATCTGCGGCCACGGCCATCGGATGCCTGCCCTGAACGGTGAGGTGCGCGAACGCGCCCCGGTCTTGCCGATGGAGCGCGAGCTCGTCATCCATCCGATGGGGCCCGACCCGGACGCCCAGGAAGACGAGAACATTCTTCGCCGCATGCTCTTAAATCTTCTCAACGTGGACACCTCCCCCCTTGCGGAGCTCGACGGTCCTGTTCTCGGAGCCTGCGAGGGCATCAGGCGCCGGATGGACGAGACCCTCGTGTCGGCCACCGTGTCGGCGGCGATGCTGGACCAGTGGGAGGAGGCGACGAGTAGTTTCGGCCGCCAATACACCACGACGGCCCCGCTGCGACTGCTGTGCGACGTGCTGCTGGAGCTCAGCGCCGTGCGCACGGCCATGTCCCGCCGCCAGCCGACGGACCTGGCCGAACGCCTGTGCAGGATGGCCGCCCAGCTGTCCGGGCTGAGCGGCATGATTCTGATCAACCTCGGCGATCATCGGCTGGCCCGCGCGTTCTTCCGCACCGGGCGCACCGCGGCCGACGAGACGGGCGATCGCGCGCTGCGTGCGTGGGTGTGCGCCCGCGAGTCTCTCGTCCCCCTCTACTTCGGCGACGCCCGTGAGGCGCTGCACTTGGCCAAGAAGAGCCGGGACCTGGCCGGCTCGATGCCGTGCCCGGCACAGGCCATGGCGCCGGTCGTCGAGGCCAGGGCGCTGGCCATGATGTCCGGGGCGGACAGCAAGAAAGAGGTCGTCGACCAGGCCAAGCGCGCGCTGGCCCGGGCCAGGAACGCCTTCTCTCACATGCGCGAGGAGGACCAGGAGGACGTGGCGTTCGGCTACACCGAGAAGCAGCTCTTCTTCTACCAGGGCGACGTGCTCACCAAGCTGGGCCAGACGATCGAGGCGGAGGTGGTTCTCGACCAGGCCCTGACCAAATACGAGGACCACATCGTCGACCAGACGCTGATCAGGCTCGACCAGGCGCAGTGCCGCCTCATCGACGGCGACGTCGACGAGGCGCTCTCCATCGGCACCAAGGCGCTGCGGCTGGTGGGCGACGAATACCTGACCGATTTCATCGTGCGTCCGGCCCTGGCGCTGGAGCAGGCGATCATGTCCAAGAACGCCAACGCTCCAGGGCTCGAAGATTTCCGGTCCGCGTTGCGGCGGTCCAAGAACCAAGTGAAAGGGGGCGGTGCATGA
- a CDS encoding GNAT family N-acetyltransferase, whose amino-acid sequence MKLTIRRYRWSDLDTILALHRICLAEVGLVPGDGVYYEDDFPRIQEIYLACGGDFFVGEVSSRVVAMGGLRPVDTMTAEICRLRVHPEFQRRGFGAAMLVALEQRAVELGFHSVIGDTTLNQEAALALYERRGWRELSRRRVGDLTVVYLEKRLVLSAVSSSDRP is encoded by the coding sequence ATGAAGTTGACGATCCGGCGCTATCGCTGGTCCGATCTGGACACCATCCTCGCGCTCCATCGGATCTGTCTCGCTGAGGTCGGCCTGGTCCCCGGCGACGGCGTCTACTACGAGGACGACTTCCCGCGCATCCAGGAGATCTACCTGGCATGCGGCGGGGACTTCTTCGTGGGCGAGGTGTCCTCGCGGGTCGTCGCCATGGGCGGGCTGAGACCCGTGGACACCATGACGGCGGAGATCTGCCGGCTGAGAGTCCATCCCGAGTTCCAGCGGCGTGGTTTCGGCGCGGCCATGCTCGTCGCGCTCGAGCAGCGCGCAGTGGAGCTCGGGTTTCACAGCGTCATCGGAGACACGACACTCAACCAGGAGGCCGCGCTCGCGTTGTACGAGCGCCGGGGCTGGCGAGAGCTGTCCAGGCGGCGCGTGGGCGACCTGACCGTCGTCTACCTCGAGAAACGTCTGGTCCTGTCGGCCGTCTCGAGCTCTGACCGCCCATAG
- a CDS encoding DMT family transporter — MTVVPAPRPLLGAVLLLFVSAAWGSAFPLMKDLIERLPVEDLLAERYLIAALTLLLIKPNCFRGLPQGTWINGAVLGVMFGIGQTAQAIALGSLPSAVSGFAVGCSVVITPILALILFKSRVPRRIWAGVALALAGMTAFTLMRGVEQHEFSLIALAATLFAAGLYAGHTLMLGQLSKRGTFHPYALTVIQLFTIGLLTGVAGARDGITLPADAPDWLLLAHLSVISCALGFLARSYGQAHVPPVPSAIMMSSQPLWVAVIAVIWFNEQVGWSMLVGGGLMAGAMLLALPSRETALGRERKRKNHDLLVVSRAAAKALADLKIKRTDPLRLDRGAAAPLVAKGACADVASCPWNTRSLKGGGEPSVERLIERATLIVRAKNLPGPGCCRSVTLLGRCLCDLMGESDQGRSTGLLRWFRSK, encoded by the coding sequence ATGACAGTCGTGCCTGCTCCCCGCCCCCTCCTGGGAGCCGTGCTTCTGTTGTTCGTCAGCGCCGCTTGGGGGTCGGCCTTCCCACTGATGAAGGATCTCATCGAGCGGTTACCAGTGGAGGATCTGCTCGCCGAGCGCTATCTGATCGCCGCGCTGACGCTCCTCCTCATCAAGCCAAACTGCTTTCGCGGGCTTCCACAGGGGACGTGGATCAACGGGGCCGTTCTCGGGGTCATGTTCGGGATCGGGCAGACCGCCCAGGCCATCGCGCTGGGAAGCCTGCCGTCGGCCGTGTCGGGGTTCGCCGTCGGGTGCAGTGTCGTCATCACGCCGATCCTGGCGCTCATCCTCTTCAAGTCCAGGGTGCCGCGCCGGATCTGGGCAGGCGTCGCGCTGGCCCTGGCCGGAATGACCGCGTTCACCCTGATGCGCGGGGTCGAACAGCACGAGTTCTCGCTGATCGCGCTCGCGGCCACGCTCTTCGCGGCCGGACTCTACGCCGGCCACACGCTCATGCTCGGCCAGTTGTCCAAGCGCGGCACGTTCCACCCCTACGCGCTGACCGTGATCCAGCTCTTCACCATCGGGCTGCTGACGGGGGTCGCCGGGGCGCGCGACGGGATCACGCTGCCCGCCGACGCGCCGGACTGGCTGCTGCTGGCGCATCTGTCCGTGATCTCGTGCGCGCTGGGCTTCCTGGCCCGCTCGTACGGCCAGGCGCACGTTCCTCCCGTGCCGAGCGCGATCATGATGTCGTCGCAGCCCCTCTGGGTGGCGGTGATCGCCGTGATCTGGTTCAACGAGCAGGTGGGCTGGAGCATGCTGGTGGGCGGCGGGCTGATGGCGGGGGCGATGTTGCTCGCGCTGCCGTCCCGGGAAACCGCGCTCGGCAGGGAACGCAAGCGCAAGAACCACGATCTTCTCGTCGTTTCCCGCGCGGCCGCCAAGGCGCTGGCCGACCTGAAGATCAAACGTACGGACCCGCTCCGGCTCGACAGGGGGGCGGCGGCGCCGCTCGTCGCCAAGGGCGCCTGCGCGGACGTCGCGTCGTGCCCCTGGAACACTCGCTCGCTCAAGGGCGGCGGGGAGCCGAGCGTGGAGCGGCTGATCGAACGGGCCACCCTCATCGTCCGCGCCAAGAACCTGCCGGGGCCCGGCTGCTGCCGGTCGGTCACGCTGCTGGGTCGCTGCCTGTGCGACTTGATGGGGGAATCCGACCAGGGGCGTAGCACGGGATTGCTCCGCTGGTTTCGGTCCAAATAG
- a CDS encoding tetratricopeptide repeat protein, which yields MPPIDGHRRARGPYTVAAALLRRLVPQVLERSADLVRAHDIEILAAAPELADLVPAERVTIDAGLADDERILVPAPRRTLRLANGITEFVRDAVSPGRALAVCNVAEADPTDVELLDVMVRRITPATLAIMLYSDGPEPEPDTRGADELWATVDRSMREGYLHAVVELGERGMAGTEPGGARWWAFAQRTATALGGLGRTAEALAVWDRVRAVSQDPAMHAASAYGTAMLDARHPDPAQRDLARARRWINEAIAISTILPDPAQRAFKLGFDRNGLALIELRLGRLGSALSLVESAIELARELGERHPLHRMVLLANRAQLLAALGHTKEALEDYAAAIAIDPAFPDYYLERGNLLFKLGQHEEALADYERAMRAGPPLPEAHYNRAELRIMRGDTGGALADLGRVIELDPDYLDAYINRAGLLAAVGRDEEAMADVTAGLALVPGNPHLLTVLGQLETTSGRLAEARAALDLAVEGAPTLAAAWGNRGVLRYTAGDLEGAVEDLSRAIELQPQPDLYLNRAIALRALGRDADADADERRASLFS from the coding sequence ATGCCACCGATAGACGGGCATCGGCGGGCGCGCGGCCCTTACACCGTCGCCGCGGCCCTGTTGCGCCGCCTGGTGCCGCAGGTCCTGGAACGATCCGCCGATCTGGTGCGGGCCCATGACATCGAGATCCTCGCGGCGGCGCCCGAGCTGGCCGATCTGGTCCCTGCCGAGCGGGTCACGATCGACGCGGGACTGGCCGACGACGAGCGCATCCTCGTGCCGGCGCCCCGCCGTACGCTGCGGCTGGCCAACGGAATCACGGAGTTCGTCCGCGACGCCGTGTCCCCGGGGCGAGCGCTGGCCGTGTGCAACGTGGCCGAGGCCGACCCGACCGACGTGGAGCTGCTCGACGTCATGGTGCGGCGGATCACACCGGCCACGCTGGCGATCATGCTGTACTCGGACGGACCCGAGCCCGAACCCGACACCCGCGGCGCCGACGAGCTGTGGGCGACGGTGGATCGCTCCATGCGGGAGGGCTACCTGCACGCCGTCGTCGAGCTGGGGGAGCGCGGCATGGCCGGCACAGAGCCGGGCGGGGCGCGGTGGTGGGCCTTCGCCCAGCGCACCGCGACCGCGCTCGGCGGGCTCGGACGCACCGCGGAGGCTCTTGCGGTGTGGGACCGGGTGCGCGCAGTCAGCCAGGATCCGGCGATGCACGCCGCCAGCGCGTACGGCACCGCCATGCTCGACGCCCGCCACCCCGACCCCGCGCAGCGCGACCTGGCCAGGGCCAGACGCTGGATCAACGAGGCGATCGCCATCTCCACCATCCTGCCCGACCCCGCGCAGCGGGCCTTCAAGCTCGGCTTCGACCGCAACGGGCTGGCCCTGATCGAGCTGCGGCTCGGGCGCCTCGGCTCCGCCTTGTCGCTGGTCGAGTCGGCCATCGAGCTGGCCCGTGAGCTGGGGGAGCGGCATCCGCTGCACCGGATGGTGCTGCTGGCCAACCGGGCCCAGCTGCTGGCCGCGCTGGGGCACACCAAGGAGGCGCTGGAGGACTACGCGGCCGCGATCGCCATCGACCCCGCCTTCCCCGACTACTACCTGGAACGCGGGAACCTGCTGTTCAAACTCGGGCAGCACGAGGAGGCCCTGGCGGACTACGAGCGGGCCATGCGCGCCGGGCCGCCGCTGCCCGAGGCGCACTACAACCGGGCCGAGCTGCGCATCATGCGCGGCGACACCGGCGGCGCGCTGGCCGACCTCGGCCGGGTGATCGAGCTGGACCCCGACTACCTGGACGCCTACATCAACCGGGCCGGGCTGCTGGCCGCCGTGGGACGGGACGAGGAGGCCATGGCCGACGTCACGGCCGGGCTCGCCCTGGTGCCGGGCAACCCGCACCTGCTCACGGTCCTGGGTCAGCTGGAGACGACGTCCGGCCGGCTCGCCGAGGCCAGGGCGGCGCTGGACCTGGCCGTGGAGGGCGCGCCCACGCTGGCCGCGGCCTGGGGGAACCGGGGAGTACTGCGGTACACGGCCGGGGATCTGGAAGGCGCGGTCGAGGACCTGAGCCGGGCCATCGAGTTACAGCCGCAGCCGGATCTCTACCTCAACCGGGCCATCGCCCTGCGCGCGCTGGGCCGCGACGCCGACGCCGACGCCGACGAGCGCCGGGCGAGCCTGTTCTCCTGA
- a CDS encoding NmrA family NAD(P)-binding protein, with translation MRAMVLRQYGGPDALVAEEVPDPVAGPGQVLVEVAVAGVTFVETQVRADRGPRRAELPTILGNGIAGTVLAVGEGVEASLVGTRVVSTLGGSGGYAELAVASTGDLIPVPDGLSLETAVALLADGRTAVGLFRAAAPQPGEWVLVEAAGGGVGSLLVQLARAAGARVIGAASSAGKRDLAASLGAELTVDYTDPGWTDVVRAATGGLDVVFDGVGGEIGAAAQGLLKDGGRLSAYGMAGGPMTTPDPRVTAVPWPQTDLRELSRAALAEAVAGRLRPTIGAVLPLESAAEAHAAIESRAVTGKTLLLPARARTILVTGATGNQGGAVARELLARGWSVRALVRDPDSARLPAGVSPVQGDLNDADSVRTAMAGVHGAFSMQAFAWTEEELAREVRQGTTIADAAKELHVAHLVYSSVGGAERDTGIAHFASKFAVEQHIAAAGVPATILRPTFFMTNLLYYADAPDGERVIELPFLPGQRMQMIAPEDIAYFAAEAFDHPADYVGRRLEIAGDAPTGDEIAEVYERVTGVATRFAPQPAGGERMYEWFQESGYQADLEALRKEHPGLTAFESFLRSRL, from the coding sequence ATGCGTGCGATGGTCTTGAGGCAGTACGGCGGGCCGGATGCGCTGGTCGCCGAGGAGGTGCCGGATCCCGTCGCCGGGCCCGGGCAGGTGCTGGTGGAGGTCGCGGTGGCGGGTGTCACGTTCGTGGAGACGCAGGTGCGCGCCGACCGGGGGCCGCGGCGGGCCGAGCTGCCCACGATCCTGGGCAACGGGATCGCGGGCACGGTGCTGGCGGTGGGCGAGGGCGTGGAAGCATCGCTGGTCGGCACGCGGGTGGTCAGCACGCTGGGCGGCTCCGGGGGTTACGCGGAGCTGGCGGTGGCGAGCACCGGCGACCTGATCCCCGTGCCCGATGGCTTGTCGCTGGAGACCGCGGTGGCGCTGCTGGCCGACGGGCGTACCGCCGTGGGCCTGTTCAGGGCCGCCGCGCCCCAGCCCGGCGAGTGGGTGCTGGTGGAGGCGGCGGGCGGCGGCGTAGGCAGCCTGCTGGTGCAGCTGGCCCGCGCCGCCGGAGCACGCGTGATCGGCGCGGCCAGCAGCGCGGGCAAGCGGGACCTGGCCGCGAGCCTGGGCGCCGAACTGACCGTCGACTACACCGACCCCGGCTGGACCGACGTGGTGCGCGCCGCGACCGGCGGCCTGGACGTCGTCTTCGACGGCGTGGGCGGCGAGATCGGCGCGGCGGCCCAGGGGTTGCTGAAGGACGGGGGCAGGCTCAGCGCGTACGGCATGGCCGGCGGCCCCATGACCACCCCCGACCCCCGCGTGACGGCCGTCCCCTGGCCGCAGACGGACCTGCGCGAGCTGTCGAGGGCAGCGCTGGCGGAGGCCGTGGCCGGTCGCCTGCGTCCCACGATCGGCGCCGTGCTCCCCCTGGAGTCCGCCGCCGAGGCCCACGCGGCCATCGAATCGCGCGCGGTCACCGGCAAGACCCTGCTGCTGCCCGCACGGGCGCGGACCATCCTGGTCACCGGCGCGACCGGCAACCAGGGCGGGGCGGTGGCCCGTGAGCTGCTCGCCCGGGGCTGGTCGGTCCGCGCCCTGGTCCGTGACCCGGACTCCGCCCGCCTCCCCGCCGGCGTCTCACCGGTCCAAGGGGACCTGAACGACGCGGACTCCGTACGCACGGCCATGGCAGGCGTCCACGGCGCCTTCAGCATGCAGGCGTTCGCGTGGACGGAGGAAGAGCTGGCCAGAGAGGTCCGCCAGGGCACGACGATCGCCGACGCGGCCAAGGAGCTCCACGTGGCACACCTGGTCTACAGCTCGGTCGGCGGCGCCGAACGCGACACCGGGATCGCTCACTTCGCGAGCAAGTTCGCCGTCGAACAGCACATCGCGGCGGCCGGCGTGCCCGCCACGATTCTGCGCCCGACCTTCTTCATGACGAACCTGCTCTACTACGCCGACGCGCCGGACGGCGAGCGGGTGATCGAACTGCCGTTCCTCCCCGGGCAGCGCATGCAGATGATCGCACCCGAGGACATCGCGTACTTCGCGGCCGAGGCGTTCGACCACCCGGCCGACTACGTGGGCAGGCGGCTGGAGATCGCCGGCGACGCCCCCACCGGGGACGAGATCGCCGAGGTGTACGAGCGGGTCACCGGCGTGGCCACCCGCTTCGCGCCGCAACCGGCCGGCGGGGAGCGGATGTACGAGTGGTTCCAGGAGAGCGGCTACCAGGCCGACCTCGAGGCTCTCAGGAAGGAGCACCCGGGCCTCACGGCGTTCGAGTCATTCCTCCGGAGCCGCCTCTGA
- a CDS encoding TetR/AcrR family transcriptional regulator → MATRGRQAEAARNDLRLLQAAHEVFTTQGFDAPVSAIAKRAGVGMGSLYRRYRTKEELLQRLCLIAMERVVEAAEAALAEENPWAGLELYVRTCVGLRSGALAPVAGTIEVTDEMWRTSRKATELADRLISRAREAGVLRNDVTMLDVSLLIEQFSRPAPGPPSEQHQQVKQRLLAIALDGLRAPARTELPGDPPSLEWYEGRWGRHP, encoded by the coding sequence ATGGCGACACGCGGCAGGCAGGCCGAGGCGGCGCGCAACGATCTGCGGCTGCTGCAGGCGGCGCACGAGGTGTTCACCACGCAGGGGTTCGACGCGCCGGTGTCGGCCATCGCCAAGCGGGCCGGCGTGGGCATGGGCAGCCTCTACCGCCGCTACCGGACCAAGGAGGAGCTGCTCCAGCGGCTGTGCCTGATCGCCATGGAACGCGTCGTCGAGGCCGCCGAGGCCGCGCTCGCGGAGGAGAACCCGTGGGCCGGCCTGGAGCTCTACGTACGCACCTGCGTGGGCCTCAGGTCCGGCGCGCTCGCGCCCGTCGCGGGCACCATCGAGGTCACCGACGAGATGTGGCGGACCTCGCGGAAGGCCACGGAGCTGGCCGACCGGCTGATCAGCCGGGCACGCGAGGCCGGCGTGCTCAGGAACGACGTGACCATGCTCGACGTCTCGCTGCTCATCGAGCAGTTCAGCCGCCCGGCCCCCGGGCCCCCCAGCGAGCAGCACCAGCAGGTCAAGCAGCGGTTGCTGGCCATCGCGCTCGACGGCCTGCGCGCGCCGGCGCGGACGGAGCTGCCCGGCGACCCACCGAGCCTGGAGTGGTACGAAGGCCGTTGGGGACGGCACCCGTAG
- a CDS encoding MBL fold metallo-hydrolase — MRFTVLGGCGAWPAAGQACSGYVLEHEGFRVLIDPGYAVLPRLLERMKAHEVDAVLVTHGHPDHCADLNPLLRARALADAPAARLPVHAPPGALDAVLALDNRRMLAGSFSLQELRPGTPVEIGPFRLDVFDLPHHVPNAGLRLSGGGRVIAYTGDTGPSAELLSLAKDADLLVAEATYPQRVPDEDAPFLSSALDAGRTASSAGAARLLLTHLWPDTPAEPALAAAGRSYSGPLSVASGGLTLDLG, encoded by the coding sequence ATGAGATTCACCGTGCTGGGCGGGTGCGGTGCCTGGCCCGCGGCCGGTCAGGCGTGCAGCGGGTATGTGCTGGAGCACGAGGGCTTTCGCGTCCTCATCGATCCCGGCTACGCCGTGCTGCCGCGGCTGCTGGAGCGGATGAAGGCCCACGAGGTGGACGCGGTGCTGGTCACCCATGGCCACCCGGACCACTGCGCCGACCTCAACCCGCTGCTGCGCGCCCGCGCCCTGGCCGATGCGCCGGCGGCGAGGCTGCCGGTCCACGCGCCGCCGGGCGCGCTGGACGCCGTGCTCGCGCTGGACAATCGCCGCATGCTGGCGGGGAGTTTCTCCTTACAGGAGCTCCGTCCCGGCACGCCGGTCGAGATCGGGCCTTTCCGCCTGGACGTCTTCGACCTGCCGCATCACGTGCCCAACGCGGGGCTGCGGCTGAGCGGCGGCGGGCGCGTGATCGCGTATACGGGGGACACCGGGCCGTCGGCCGAGTTGCTCTCCCTGGCCAAGGACGCCGACCTGCTGGTGGCGGAGGCGACCTACCCGCAACGGGTGCCCGACGAGGACGCGCCTTTCCTGTCCAGCGCGCTGGACGCGGGGCGTACCGCGTCATCGGCCGGTGCGGCGCGGTTGCTGCTCACCCACCTGTGGCCGGACACTCCGGCGGAGCCCGCGCTCGCGGCGGCGGGCCGCTCCTACTCCGGCCCGCTGTCGGTCGCCTCCGGCGGCCTCACCCTCGATCTCGGGTGA
- a CDS encoding NUDIX hydrolase produces the protein MSDPSDRPAARVVCLDRDGRVLLMHWYDHVSRSDVWEPPGGGIDPGETPLEAARRELAEETGLPGEAVLDHCVQVERDFTWLGVRYVKTEPFYLARFGTARPAVDPGELTEEERQAYLGCAWAEELPAAVDPPELAKVIDMLTRDRG, from the coding sequence ATGAGTGACCCGAGCGACCGCCCCGCAGCGCGCGTCGTCTGCCTGGACCGGGACGGCAGGGTGCTGCTGATGCACTGGTACGACCACGTCAGCCGCAGCGACGTCTGGGAGCCGCCGGGCGGCGGGATCGATCCCGGCGAGACCCCGCTGGAGGCGGCCAGGCGGGAGCTGGCCGAGGAGACCGGGCTGCCCGGCGAGGCCGTCCTGGACCACTGCGTCCAGGTCGAGCGGGATTTCACCTGGCTGGGCGTCCGTTACGTCAAGACCGAGCCCTTCTACCTGGCCAGGTTCGGCACAGCCCGCCCGGCGGTCGATCCGGGAGAGCTCACGGAGGAGGAGCGTCAGGCATACCTGGGCTGCGCGTGGGCAGAGGAGCTGCCCGCGGCGGTCGACCCGCCGGAGCTGGCGAAGGTCATCGACATGCTCACCCGAGATCGAGGGTGA
- a CDS encoding ArsR/SmtB family transcription factor — MEHYTSVRPTSNRARALTHTSPLEVSLQAALDALGDPVRRSIVRELAGVPDWTRPCGTFTHLPVAKSTLSHHFAVLRNVGLLEQRDEGSRRLNRLRRAEFEERFPGLLALVLSEEQAPDE; from the coding sequence ATGGAACACTACACGAGTGTTCGACCGACGTCGAACAGGGCACGCGCCCTCACGCACACTTCCCCCCTCGAGGTCTCCCTCCAGGCCGCCCTCGACGCCCTCGGCGACCCCGTACGCCGCAGCATCGTCCGCGAGCTGGCCGGCGTGCCCGACTGGACCCGTCCCTGCGGCACGTTCACCCACCTGCCGGTCGCCAAGTCCACGCTCAGCCACCACTTCGCCGTGCTGCGCAATGTCGGCCTGCTGGAGCAGCGTGACGAGGGCAGCCGCCGGCTCAACCGCCTGAGGAGGGCGGAGTTCGAGGAGCGGTTCCCCGGGCTGCTCGCACTGGTTCTGAGCGAGGAGCAGGCTCCCGATGAGTGA